The following is a genomic window from Butyricimonas faecihominis.
GTTTCCGTGCAATTTCTGCCAACCACAATTTAAAGGGCTCGGCTTTGGGAGAAGGTATGGATTGTATTAAACGAAAAAGTTGCTCGACATCGGCCACATCTGTCTTGTAAAATTTTCCATCAGAAGATTGCATTTTCAGTTGTCCGAAAAAATCGGACAACTGACTCCCCTCCTTTTTTAGCTTACGCTTAAGGTCACCCCAATATTTCCGAGGGCGTTCATTCCCTGTTAAAACTTGAATAACATCAATGATTGATATATACCATTTTTCAGATTCATTATCCTAAACGGTTCGAATCTTTTTATCTTCAAACAATTTGATCGCATTTTCTTTTGTCATAAGGCATCAATTTATAATATATAAACATACGAAAAATATCAGAAATCTTCTCTCCCAAATAGATATAATCTAGATAAGATATGAATATGTTTCTAATATCTTATCCTAAAAAAGTTTGCTCCTAATCATCTCTCTATTTCAGTCACCCCAACCTCTCATCACAAAATTACAGATCAAGAATAGACGCATCTCAACAAATACTCTAATACATAATACTTTCTCTTGTATCTCTCCGTTATGTATTCGTTATCCGATTGTTAAAGCATAGCTATAGAAACGAAGAGATAACGAAAAGATAAGGGAGACATAATAATAGGATGTAAGTAATAGTAGGGCGAAAGAAAGTAGCAGCAAGGGTATAAAGCCAGAACTAGGGGAAATCCCACGGAGAACCTAGGGAAATAATCCCTCTTGTTCGAAACTCATTCGAAACTTCTTCGTAGTTCAAACATAACGGAATGATTAAGTTCTGAGTAAGCATGGAATGATCTCTGAGGGAGCGAGATTATTTGGGTTAAATTACCGCTTTATTGGGGTTGGATTAGGGTAATGACACGAACAGTTCAAATAGATTACTGCTTTTTCCTTTCCGCTTTGCCTTTCTTTTCCTTTTCCACCCTCTTTTTCCGTCCTTTTTCCTCTGCATCCTTTATCATCTTTTCATTTCTTATTCTTACTTTGGGATGCAAATCCATGTATTCTTCAATAGTATCCACTTCCACGTAAGGAGAAGGCATAAAATCTGCAATCGAGCATTTGAAAATCTTAGCAAGTTCATTAAGTTGATTTAAATTGTATTTTGCAGTATATTTGGGACTCTCGGCATAAAATACGTAAGTAGGACTTAATCTCAATTCCATGCAAAGTTTTCTTTGGCTCATTTTCGCAGCTATCCTATATTCTTTAACTTTATTGATAACATAAAGTTCTATTTCCGTGTTCTTGATCTTTCCTTTATTTTCCTGTTTTGGTGTCATTTCAAAAAAAATTAATTGATCAACCATGTTTTGTCAATTCCGGAAATCGTAGATTCAATTAGAAAATGCAACTAAAGAATCGCATTGGAGAAGATAGTATTATTTCTTTATTTCATTTTTGTATCAAACTTATTCTTTTGTTCTGCCTACTATTCCGGTTTTGGATCATATTTTTTT
Proteins encoded in this region:
- a CDS encoding XRE family transcriptional regulator; translation: MVDQLIFFEMTPKQENKGKIKNTEIELYVINKVKEYRIAAKMSQRKLCMELRLSPTYVFYAESPKYTAKYNLNQLNELAKIFKCSIADFMPSPYVEVDTIEEYMDLHPKVRIRNEKMIKDAEEKGRKKRVEKEKKGKAERKKQ